One Euphorbia lathyris chromosome 1, ddEupLath1.1, whole genome shotgun sequence DNA segment encodes these proteins:
- the LOC136211049 gene encoding uncharacterized protein, which yields MKIQFQSRAEKMEKSRNKTRKISLNIYLDFFHFGKQIDITINYLNQIILMHGFRKLWGVPKRVITEAIQSLDLMNLSRSTLRDNGVSSCASMNLEDIIADLNEIDWQDCCITTFETINFSSDNQNTAEDVYLVRNSHINGQLDGVETGRKRKKGNSGGDLRSSSTSSGLNSSQL from the exons ATGAAGATACAGTTCCAGAGCAGAGCAGAAAAGATGGAGAAATCCAGAAACAAAACAAGGAAAATCTCGCTGAATATATACCTAGATTTCTTCCACTTCGGCAAACAAATTGATATTACTATTAATTATCTCAATCAG ATCATTTTGATGCATGGTTTCAGGAAGCTGTGGGGTGTACCTAAG AGGGTAATAACCGAAGCCATTCAATCGCTGGATCTGATGAATCTCTCACGCTCCACTTTGAGAGACAATGGAGTTTCTTCGTGCGCGTCGATGAATCTAGAGGATATAATTGCGGACCTCAACGAAATCGATTGGCAAGATTGCTGCATCACCACTTTCGAAACCATTAACTTCTCTTCAGATAATCAAAACACGGCAGAAGATGTCTATTTAGTTCGTAATTCCCACATCAATGGCCAGCTGGATGGAGTTGAGACAGGCCGCAAGAGGAAGAAAGGTAATTCCGGTGGTGATTTACGATCGTCATCGACATCGTCAGGCCTTAATTCATCCCAACTTTGA